The genomic stretch CGCTGACGGGGGGCGTGTGGCTGGAGACGCTGCTGTAGGCGCCCGTGGGGGCCGAGGAGAAGGTGGACACAGCCGGGAGCCCGCCGTTCACCTCTGTTCCATGCAGCTGGTAGCCCTGTGTGCGGGGGACGGGGTAGGAAGGGTCAGACGGGGCACTGCCCACACACCTCCCCTGCCACGGCCACCCCGCGGGGCCTACCATGCGCTCGTGCTGGTGCAGGCCGCCAAACCCACCGCTGCCACTGCCGCCCACGGAGCTGCTGCCACCTgccgggaggggcaggggggacGAGCCCCCGCCCAGCATGGGCCCGAAGCCCACCTGGCCTGGGGGGCTCCAGAGCTCGGCCGAGGGGTGCAGGCTGCCGTCTGCGGAGAGGGGAATGGTgaggtgggtgggcagagggagcCCGGGCCCCGACCCTGGCAACCCGGGCGAGCCCCCAAGTACCTGCCACGTAGAAGGAGGCGGGGTAGGCGCCACTGGGGGTCTTGGTGGGCGGGTAGGCGGCGGTGTCCCTGCTGTAGTCGTCACCTGAGCTGGGTGGGTACACCTGTGCTGGGCCAGCGGGCATGGtcaggcaggaggggctgggcagggtggggacTGGCCAGCCCCCGCCCCGCAGCTCCCCCTCCTGGGTCTCCCCCTCCACCTGGAGGGCTGTCCACCCCACCGCCCACTTCCCTGTGCTTCTCCAAACCTTCCCTCTAAAACTGCATCTCGGCCCCGCATCTGAGGCTCTGCTTGTGTTATCACCTCTCTGCTGTTCCTTCTTcacccccaccctcctgccctccccacagtCCCAGCCTTGCCCCTGAGGCCTCTGTAGACTGGACCCCCAGCCCAGACTGCCTTTTCCCTCCTTAATCCAGTAAACTCCTATTGATCCAGCAGAGCCCAACTGTGCCGCCCCCAGCACTGGAACCTGCCTTAACCCCAGCCCTGATCACACAAGACCTGGGGGCCTCAGAGGCAGGGCCCCGGGTGAATATTCTGCCCCAGCTGCCCCAGAGCAGTGAGACAGCAAAGGCTTTCAAGGATCAGCGCCGACCCTGATCGGCTGGGCACTGCAGGAAAGTGCTGGGGTCAAATGGCCACGTCTGCCCCAACACTGGAGCAGAAAGCGGGGTGCAAGTGCCAAGAGATGGTAGGACAAAGTGGGCTCAGGGGCCTCTCAGCTCTGATGTTCCAAGATGTGACATCACGAGCTGAGCCTTAAGACAGCCTCTGGGCCTGCGGCCTGGTACGGGCCGGGTCAGCCTCCGGGGCTCAGCAGAGAAGGCAAGCAGAGGGGGTGGTGGCCGAGCCGGGGAGCCCAGCAAATTGCCTTTTCTCCCAACGTGGTTAAGTCTCGGGAGCACGGTGCTGGGAGCCGCTGACGGCTCGGCACCATCTGCTGGGCCTGGCCGCCCGCCAGCCACCAGATATCGGGGCGAGGACAGAGGGCAGCTCCAAGCAGGGCGGACGGGGCGGGAAACCCTCTAACTGGCCGCCAGGACGCCCGCCTGCTCCTGCTTCCAGGACCCCGTTCACGCCCTTTCTGAGGCGCCTCGGCCAGAGGGAACCACCTTCTCTTAAAGCAGGAGGGACCCAGGCTAGACCCAAGGAAGGACTTTCCAACTACCTCAGGGTTGGGGCCTCGGGGAAGAAGTCCAGCTGAGCCCATGGGGCTTTCGTCAGACCCCATGCAGGGCCGGCCCACCCTCGGGAGGGGGTCACGAGAGGCGCTCGACCTGTGGAGCCCGTTTGTCCCACAACTCACCGAGGATGGGAGACCCGGTGGCACCTTCCGGACTTTCTTGGGCTGCGTGTCTGTTGGGACAAGAGGAGTGAGCACCCCCGGCCAGGCTCCCGCCCTCACCACCGGGAGTGGTGCAGGGGGCCCTTCCCGCTTGGACACTCCTGTCACTAGGGGATGGGAGACAGCCCCACCCTGCAGCTCGGAGACCCCCAAGCTTCCCTACTAAGAGAATGACTTAAACCAGCCTCGGGCCCATGTGGCAAACTCAGGGGGGGCGGGTGTGTGCTGGGAGCCGGGTTGCAGGGTTCATGGACACGGGAGCCGGTGCCTGCTCCTTgagccccagctcctggcagccgCCCGGTCGCCGAGTCCCGGACCTGCAAGCTCCCCCCTCGCCGAAACTGCTAAGCCCCAACCCTGGCTTGGGCGCCTCCATGGTTGCCAGGTGCCGCCGGCCTTCCGGCTCCAGTGCAGCCCAGATGGGAAGCCGGAGTCCCGGTCCCCCTCGCTGTGGGCCCGCGTTGGCACCTGTGTACTTCTGGGTGGGTGACTTTAGCGTCACTGAATCAAAGCAACCTCGCTAAACGAGGCGTCCTTCGACAGAACCGCACAGCGCGCAGGGTTTGTATGGCCGGGGAAGCGACCAAAGGCTGTGGGGACCCTCGCTGTGCCAACTCAGCGCTGCCCGACCTCACAGGACGCGACCGCTAGGACCCACGGGGACCGCCATCCCAGCCGCCCCGCCACCGCCCCACTCACCCAGGCCGCCATCCGCCGCTCTCCGCCGAGAGTGACCAGAGTAGGAGTAGTAGTGGGGCCCGCCTTTGACGCCCGAGGGGGACAGCGGCCCTGGGCTGCTGAGGGCCAGCTCGCTGGGCAGGAAGCCGGCCTGAGGGAGGGGGGGGTTAGCAGCcggccccctgcccagcccccaggccattccggtttaaaacaacagaggcAAGAGTGAAGGTCCAGGCCGATGGCAGGGTCCTGGGGTGACAGTGACCTGGGGCATAGGTCCCTCCCTGCTGACACTGGTGGCGTTTCTCTGATCTAGGACACTACCGACTGCCATTTTCATGAAGGAAAAAGACGGGAAGAGAAACACCGTCAAGCCTGAAGGTGTGTCGCTGTCTGGGTGCTAAGCGGGCACAACTATGCTTCAGGTGTCAAGGGAatctgtttgttttactttgtacatagcctcccccccccctttttttttttaaggtaaacgGTTTAATCTCGCAGATGTAAGTTTGAAATAGACTCTCTTCCCAGGAGAACAACGGTGACTGGGGTTCGAGGCGCAGTGCTGCAGCCTCGGCTttcctgtctgtgaaatgggcatgtCAGACGTTCCACGGCTCAGGGGCGTCATGGGGACAGATAAAGCCATGCAAGTTCTGCCCCTGGCCGACAACCTGGGGCCCCGTGGGCACTCAGTGGCTGTGACCTGGCTGAAGCCCAGTGTGCACACAGGCGGCGCTGCCTGCAGCAGGGCCTAGCTGCACCCTGAGGTTGCAGGACTGCAGGCAGGGGCAGGGAATAAAGCCCTCGGGCGTGGGGCGGGAGAGAGACCCAAGCGGGGACCAGGACAGGAGGCCACAAGGGACCACTGTGCCAGGCAACTGGCCCGTCAGCATCCCAGTGGGGTGGCCACGGGTGACAATCTCGCCCAGGCCGGGGACTGTGCCGAGGCTGGACCACAAGGCCGGGGGCATGGTGCGAGGGTCAGGCCTCGGCTGCCGGGCTGGCCTCGGTTTCCCTGTCTGCCACTTGGGGGCAGGCGGGCGGGCAGGTGTCTCCTGGAACCCCTTCAGCTGTGCACAGGGCGCCACAGGCTGGACCCCAGCCTCCCCTTTCCCCATCGACAACGCACCCggcctggcccagggcctgggcctgTTTCAGCAACTGCTGGAGAGTGACCAGCACTTGGCCGAGCCTTCACAGATCAAGAGGCAATTGGTACGAATTTGTTTCAAATTAAAACTAGGGAATACAAGGTGGGGTGAGAAGTCAAGCGGTGACTGTGGCCCCCACTGGGTACCCCCCAGTCCCTAACCACCTGCGCTGCTCCCTAGTCTGGAGACAGGGGCTCTCCAGGCTCCAAGGGCCGCCGGGGGCCGATGGGACCCACGccctcccccgcccaccctgcAGACGCAGCCTCACCTGAGTCAGGCTGCTGACCCCCGCGTCTCTCCCAAAGGGGGTGTATGCGCCCCGCTCGCCGCCCTTGcctggggaaaaggaaggaggatCACCCAGAGCTGACCCAGAAGCCGACACATGCCCGTATACATCAGGCGCTCCACAAGTGCACAACAGTGAAAACCGTGGTGGGACACTGGTCTCCCCATCAAGTGGCGAGGGGCCGAGGGACAAGTGGGGTTCCAACCAGACGCTATCCCCGGATGACCCGCAGAGGATTCTGCAAACCCGCCAGGGCCCCCACATGCCCCATCCCCAAAGCAGCACAGCACTGACTcggctccccacccccgccctcctCGAGCTCCGGTTTCCTCTGTTCAAGGTCATGAGGTGTCAACTCCCCAGGGTGCTGGGTTCCCAGGGGACAGGTCGAGGTCCCTGGTATCTTGCAAGGTTCAgcacccaggccctgggctccttccccagctcctggaCAGGGTCAGCTCACGAACAAGCATGTGACATCCCTGGGGACGCTGATTCAAGCCACTCGGTGCAAACGAGCCCTTCCTCTGTGTGGGTGGGCAAGACCGAGCTGTGGGGGGACAGCCTGCCCGAGAGAGCAGCTGGTGTGAACAGACTCCTGCAGCTACACAAACACCTGGATCCAGCCTCGCCTGAAGCAGGTCCCTGGATCCATCAGTACCTGAACAATTTCAGCTTGTTTCTGGCTTCAGCTGGGCACCTATCCTGACTGAGGGTGGACCTTAACCAGCCTTACCGTGAGCAAGGAATCAGAATGCTTGACTGACTAATCTGGTTTATTCTCAaactgggtgtgtgtggggggaaatTCTCcgctttatccatttattttttgaatattttaacttattttttggccatgctgcgcagcttgtgggacctcagttcctcaaccagggatcaaacctgtgccctcggCCGTGAAAGtgccgagccctaaccactggaccaccagggaattccctctctccttgatttttttttttttttttttttttttttttttttttttttttttttctccttgattttaAAAGGACAATTTCAAGTGGATTCTTGGAGCAAACGCTGTttagggggcagggagaagggccaTGCTCCTACCAACACACCAGATGCCCCACAGGCCACGCCCACCAGCCCAAGCTCAGGGCAGGCGACACGGGGCCCATTTAGGGATGAACAAACCACAGCCTGGAGGCCAGAGGGGACTCGCCCCCAGTCCAGAGGGTGCACTCCCCCCCTTCCCAGGGTGGCCATGGGAAGCAAAGCTGGCCGGCCCAGCCAGGGCTCTGGGCTCCCCACTGCAGGGTGGGGCTGCTGTGGTTTGACCCTGCGTACAGCAGGCACCAAGCAGAGGCATCCTGAAAGGAAGGCTGAGGGAGGcgaggagagaaagcagaggttctgggagggGACCTGCGAGGACCACGAGCCCTGTGGGTATACAGCAGGTGCCCAAGCCATGCACCGGGCCCGGGCATCAGGGTATGAGAGGCGGGAGGAGGACAGACACCAAGAGCAGAACCACCGGGTCTCATCGAGGAGCTGGACCAGGTCGGGGGCCGCACGGGAACAGAGTGACCCTCGCCCCCTGGGCCTGGCACTCACCGCCCGCTGCCCCACCATGGCTATCGCCAGCCCCGGTCCACGGGCAAGAAAACCAGGATCCAGGGAGGGCGAAACTGCGCCCACCTCCCCACTGTCTCgctgggcctggcctgggctcCCTGCTGCACTCTCTGAGCTCCTCGGCCACTGGGGTGTGTGGTGGGTGTGTGACACAGCTGGGCTCTGGGCCCTGCTGACCAGGCCTGGCTGTGGGAACTGCCCGTGCCAGGAAGAAGCCGGAGGAAGGAACAGCAGAGGGGAACCGGTGTCGCGGCAGGTGCAGAGGCCACCCCGGGCCACCCGGCCAGCCCTCACCTCCCGGTCCTGGAGATGCACACGGACTCCCGCCAGACACAGTGGGTACCGGACGCTGtgctccccctccctgcccgggACTGCGTCCAGGCCCCGCTCGCCTGTCTGGCTCCTTCCATGCACCAGCCCACGAGGGCTGGACCCCAGGCCCTCCGGCCTTGGCTGCCCCACTGGTTGGTTGGGCCCGGCAACCAGAGTTCACCCACCTCCCCCAGCAGCCACCAACCCCGCCGCCATGCACCTCGGCCTGGGAACCGCTGGGGACGGCGCCGAAGGAGCCTACCTCACCTGGCTGTCATGTGCAAGGACCTCGTGTCTCAAGAGCACCGGGAGTGCGCAGCCCAGGCCCCAAAGCGGGAGCTGACCCACCCCCCCGGCCCCTTTCAACCCCCAGAGATGCCAGCTTTGCAGCCACCCCAACACTCCCTCAGAACAGGGAGGGCCCAGGCTCAGCAGGGCCAGCACTCGGACACCCAACCAGGCCCTGAGGGTCCCGGAGGCCGGGTCCCTTCTCGCTGTGGCTCAGTCTGCTCATCTGCGAGATGGGGGTGGGCCTTCGGGCCTGGGGAGCCAGATGAGTCCTTACCACGGGCTACGCAGAAGGCTCTGTGAGAATCCCCATCCCTGCAGGTCGGGAAACGGGGGCTAGAGAGGGGACCCTCGTCCAGGTCCCGATCCTGATTCTCACGGTCAGGATGCCGGTGCTCTGGGGAGAGCAGGCGAGGCATCCGGCCTCAGACTCGGCTTGTCGGGACTGCATAGTCCACTTCCCAGCAGGCACCTGGCTGGTCCCCACCTGTGTCCTCTGCTCTGGGTGGCCATCCCGGAAGCCCCAGTGCTCGAGAACCGAGCGGGCAGGGGGCTGGCGGCGGGGACCACGTGGACACTCACCTCCGAGCCCAGGTCCCAGGAATGTGGACGAAGCGAGGGTGCCGTGGGACTCACTGAAGTGGGCGCCATCACTGTAGGTCTGTGGGGGGGACGGGCAGGGATGAGGGGGGCTCGGGGACGCCTCCGGGCCAGGATGCGACCGCGCGCCACAGAGCCCAAAGCCCCTGCAGGCCAGGCCGGGGGTTCTCCGCgcgcccacccacccccaccccagggtctCAGGCCTCCACGGGCTCCTCACCCGGCTGGGGTCGAAGGAGGAACTGTTCTGCTCGCTGGCGCCCCACGAGCCCGAACTGGGCCGGTCCTCGAGACCTGCAGGGCAGGAAGGCAGGGTTAGGGGCCCGGCCCCCGGCCGCTCCACACCAGCCGCGTTGCCTCGGGGAGCCCTCACTCGACCTGGGAAGCTTTCCAGGCCCCTCCCAACCCAGCCTGGTGCTGGAGCCCGTCCAGATGCACCCACCCTAGCACTGCCCATGGTGACACCACTGCCAGCGGCAAGCACCCCGGACACACAGGCACTAAGCAGACCTCCGGGTCCACGGCCCAAGAAACAATTCCACCAGCTGCTGGCAAATTTGCCATTGCTGCTAGCAAACTTCTACCCACCcgtccagcccccagcccacctggACGGAGCCCTCACTCCCACTCTGGGCTTCCCTCTCCAGGCCCAAGTCCCTCCCTCTGGCTCAGGCTCATGAAGGCGTCAGGGAATGGGGATGAGGGATGATCTCTCATCTCATCTTGAGAGTGGAAGCCTCCCCCTTCCCGTCGCTGCCAATCCGAGGGGCGGGGCCGTCCCTTTGTTGAAGTAACAGCAGCAGCTGCCGCCGACTACCCACCAGGCACAGGCTGGCTGgcgggcagggaaggaggaatcCAATCCCGTAAGATAGGCGGGGCTGGAGGCCCAGGTGTGGCAGGGTTAGCCACGTGGGGACAAGGACCTTGGATGGAGGGTTGGCAGGGCAGGGCCCTTATCTCCTTGAACACTCGCCCAGGGGCCCAGCCCAGGACCCAGATCTTCCCAGCGGGCAGGCACAGGGGCCTGCACCCTTCCCGGGCCGGGTGGGCTCCAACACCATCCATCGGGGGCCACGGGGCTCAGGGCCTGGACAAGCAGAATGGGAGCAGCCCC from Balaenoptera musculus isolate JJ_BM4_2016_0621 chromosome 3, mBalMus1.pri.v3, whole genome shotgun sequence encodes the following:
- the TCF3 gene encoding transcription factor E2-alpha isoform X11, with translation MNQPQRMAPVGTDKELSDLLDFSMMFPLPVANGKSRPTSLAGAQFGSSGLEDRPSSGSWGASEQNSSSFDPSRTYSDGAHFSESHGTLASSTFLGPGLGGKGGERGAYTPFGRDAGVSSLTQAGFLPSELALSSPGPLSPSGVKGGPHYYSYSGHSRRRAADGGLDTQPKKVRKVPPGLPSSVYPPSSGDDYSRDTAAYPPTKTPSGAYPASFYVADGSLHPSAELWSPPGQVGFGPMLGGGSSPLPLPAGGSSSVGGSGSGGFGGLHQHERMGYQLHGTEVNGGLPAVSTFSSAPTGAYSSVSSHTPPVSGADSLLGSRGTTAGSSGDALGKALASIYSPDQSSNNFSSSPSTPVGSPQGLAGTSQWPRAGAPGALSPSYDGGLHSLQSKMEDHLDEAIHVLRSHAVGTAGDVHGMLPGHGALASGFAGAVMPLGGRHAGLVGGSHSEDGLSSSGGLVHNHVALPDLSRPPDSYSDLGRGAAPGPGDIKREEQEDEENVAADTAEDEKKDLKAPRARTRA